GAGCCTGCAGCGTTCATGCCCATGATGACTAGGCCAGCGATCAGCGCCGACATTGATCCGACGGAAAGGTCGAGGCCACCAGCGGTGATAACGTAGGTGGCGCCAATGGCGATGATGCCGACGATTGCCGAGCGGGTCAGCAGATTGGATAGGTTGCCAGCAGACAGGAAACTGTCGCTCAGCATGCTGCCGATGAAGATCAGCGCCAGCAGGGCCATGATAGGTCCCAACGCGCTAAGTCGCTTGGTGGCGCCAAACCACGAACGGTGTGGCATGGCATCGGCGGGGTTGGCGGCGGTGTTCATTTTATGCGGCCTCCTTGGTCAGACCCATAGCGAGGCGAACGATGGTGCCCTCGTTGATGTCGTTGCCGGTCAATTCGCCGGCGACGCTGCCTTTGCGCATCACCAGCACGCGATGCGCCAGACCGATGACTTCCTGCATCTCGGAAGAGATCACCACGCAAGCGGCGCCTTGCGCGGCAAGCCCGGCGATGACCCGGTAGATCTGCTGCTTGGAGCCTATGTCGACGCCGCGGGTCGGTTCGTCGAAGATGACCACATCCGGGCGGCTCGCTAGGGTCTTGGCGATCAGGACCTTCTGCTGGTTGCCGCCGCTGAGCGAGCGCGCGATTGCGTTGGGGGCGCCCCTTCGTATGTCGAACTCGCGAACAGCCTGGTCCAGCCGTCCGCGTTCTTCCGCTCTGTTGATCCAGGCCCGACCTCTTAGCGCACCGACGGTAAGGGAAACGTTCTCATCGAGGCCGGCATCCAGGAGAAGCCCTTTACCCTTGCGATCCTCGGTCAGGTAGGCCAAGCCGGCGGCCCATGCCTCGCGCGCCTTGGGCAGGTGTCCGCTTGCGGCTTTGGCAAAAGCGAAGTTCCGGCATTGCGCGGGTCTCAGGCCGGCGAGCGCTTCAAATGCTTCGGTCCGGCCGGAACCGACCAGTCCGGCAATTCCAAGGATCTCGCCGCGGCGCAGTCGGAAGCTGACTCCACTGACATGAGGCGGGCTTTGCAGATCGTCGACGCTGAGCACGACGTCGCCCGCGGGCATTGCACTCTTTACTGGATAGAGTTGGCTGAGTTCGCGGCCGACCATCAGCGCCGCCATCTCGTCTTCCGTCAGTTCCGACGCCGGTCCAACATGCCGGATGCGCCCGTCCCGAAGAACAGCCACTCTGGAGGCGATCGCCTTCACCTCGTCGAGACGATGAGAAGTGAAGATGATGGAACCTCCGTCCGACACGAATTGCCGCATCCGCCGGAATAGGGCTTCCACTTCGCGAGCGCCCAGCACGGCGGTCGGTTCATCCATGAGCAGAAGTTTCGGGTTCCTCGCGAATGCCTTTGCCACTTCCACCATCTGCCATTCGGTGTTGGGCAGGCCGGAAAGCTTGGCGCGGGGATCGGCTGACGAGCCCAATGCGTCCAGAAGCAGGCGGGAATCTCTGTGTATTTTCGGATAGTCGACGAGAAGGTGGCGACGAGGTTCGCGGCCGATGAAAATATTCTCGCCGACGGTCAGGTCCGGCGCGAGGCAGAACTCTTGGTGGATAAGGACGATCCCAGCATTCTCGGCACTTTGAACGGTCGCGGGGAGGGGACGTCCGCCGATCAAGGCCGTGCCGGCCGTCGGCGGCACATAGCCGCCAACGATGCGCATCAAGGTAGATTTCCCGGCGCCATTCTCGCCCACGAGGGCAAGAATTTCCCCACGATCGACCGACAAGGTGAGATCCCCGAGAACAGGATTCACCCCATACGTCTTCGCGACGTCGCGCAACTCGACAAACGCCGTCATGAGATTTGACCTTCGGATTGTGATGAAGTCAGACGCCTACGCGCTGCTTCCTGCGAGCTTGAGCCTGTTCCATATGCGCTTCCTGCACCTGCGGCCTGGCGCTAACCTCGGGCACACCCACATCCCACCAGGCATCACC
The genomic region above belongs to Mesorhizobium sp. B4-1-4 and contains:
- a CDS encoding sugar ABC transporter ATP-binding protein; amino-acid sequence: MTAFVELRDVAKTYGVNPVLGDLTLSVDRGEILALVGENGAGKSTLMRIVGGYVPPTAGTALIGGRPLPATVQSAENAGIVLIHQEFCLAPDLTVGENIFIGREPRRHLLVDYPKIHRDSRLLLDALGSSADPRAKLSGLPNTEWQMVEVAKAFARNPKLLLMDEPTAVLGAREVEALFRRMRQFVSDGGSIIFTSHRLDEVKAIASRVAVLRDGRIRHVGPASELTEDEMAALMVGRELSQLYPVKSAMPAGDVVLSVDDLQSPPHVSGVSFRLRRGEILGIAGLVGSGRTEAFEALAGLRPAQCRNFAFAKAASGHLPKAREAWAAGLAYLTEDRKGKGLLLDAGLDENVSLTVGALRGRAWINRAEERGRLDQAVREFDIRRGAPNAIARSLSGGNQQKVLIAKTLASRPDVVIFDEPTRGVDIGSKQQIYRVIAGLAAQGAACVVISSEMQEVIGLAHRVLVMRKGSVAGELTGNDINEGTIVRLAMGLTKEAA